From a region of the Sinorhizobium sp. B11 genome:
- a CDS encoding GH1 family beta-glucosidase, with protein MIDPKALAARFPGDFTFGVATAAFQIEGASKADGRKPSIWDAFCNMPGRVHNRDNGDVACDHYNRLEQDLDLIEDMGVDAYRFSIAWPRIVPDGTGPVNEKGLDFYDRLVDGCKARGIKTFATLYHWDLPLLLAGDGGWTARSTAYAYQRYAKTVMSRLGDRLDSVATFNEPWCIVWLSHLYGIHAPGERNMQAALHAMHYMNLAHGLGVEAIRSEAPNVPVGLVLNASSIIPGSDKAADLAAGERAHQFHNGAFFDPVFKGEYPKEFVEALGDRMPVIEDGDLKIISQKLDWWGLNYYKPERVADDATRKGDFPWTVEAPPASDVKTDIGWEVYSPGLKLLVEDLYRRYDLPECYITENGACDNTDVVNGEVDDVMRLDYVSDHLNVVADLIKDGYPMRGYFAWSLMDNFEWAEGYRMRFGLVHVDYGTQVRTVKKSGKWYRELASQFPKGNHKAV; from the coding sequence ATGATCGATCCGAAAGCGCTCGCCGCCCGCTTCCCTGGCGATTTCACGTTTGGTGTTGCCACCGCTGCCTTCCAGATCGAAGGCGCCAGCAAGGCCGATGGCCGCAAGCCGTCCATCTGGGATGCCTTCTGCAACATGCCCGGCCGCGTCCATAACCGTGACAACGGCGATGTTGCCTGCGACCACTATAACCGGCTGGAGCAGGACCTCGATCTTATCGAGGATATGGGCGTCGATGCCTATCGTTTCTCGATCGCCTGGCCGCGCATCGTCCCCGACGGCACGGGTCCGGTGAATGAGAAAGGCCTCGATTTCTACGATCGGCTCGTCGATGGCTGCAAGGCGCGCGGTATCAAGACCTTTGCGACGCTCTACCATTGGGATCTGCCGCTGCTGCTTGCCGGCGACGGCGGCTGGACGGCACGTTCGACGGCCTATGCCTATCAGCGCTATGCCAAGACTGTCATGAGCCGCCTTGGCGACCGTCTCGACAGCGTCGCCACTTTCAACGAGCCGTGGTGCATCGTGTGGCTCAGCCACCTCTATGGCATTCATGCACCGGGCGAGCGCAACATGCAGGCCGCGCTTCACGCCATGCACTACATGAACCTGGCGCACGGCCTTGGCGTCGAAGCGATCCGTTCGGAAGCGCCCAATGTGCCTGTTGGTCTGGTGCTCAATGCTTCCTCGATCATTCCGGGCTCCGATAAGGCTGCCGATCTTGCTGCCGGCGAGCGCGCGCACCAGTTCCACAACGGCGCCTTCTTTGATCCGGTCTTTAAGGGCGAGTATCCGAAGGAATTCGTCGAAGCGCTCGGCGATCGTATGCCCGTGATCGAGGACGGCGATCTCAAGATTATCAGCCAGAAGCTCGATTGGTGGGGCCTCAACTATTACAAGCCGGAGCGCGTTGCCGATGATGCCACCCGCAAGGGCGATTTCCCCTGGACGGTGGAAGCACCTCCGGCCAGCGACGTGAAGACCGATATCGGCTGGGAAGTCTATTCGCCGGGCCTCAAGCTGCTCGTCGAGGATCTCTATCGCCGCTACGACCTTCCAGAATGCTACATCACCGAAAATGGCGCCTGCGACAATACCGATGTCGTCAATGGGGAGGTCGATGACGTGATGCGCCTGGACTATGTCAGTGACCATCTCAATGTCGTCGCCGACCTGATCAAGGACGGATATCCGATGCGCGGCTATTTTGCCTGGAGCCTGATGGACAATTTCGAATGGGCGGAAGGCTATCGCATGCGTTTCGGCCTCGTTCATGTCGATTATGGAACGCAGGTTCGTACGGTCAAGAAGAGTGGCAAGTGGTATCGCGAGCTCGCCAGCCAGTTCCCTAAGGGCAACCACAAGGCCGTTTGA
- a CDS encoding MarR family transcriptional regulator, protein MQMENGILKRTIEADLLTDIMLMIFRINGRLLDGGDRLGAALNLTSARWQVLGAISLSSGHVAVPAIAEMMGMTRQGAQKQVNKLEEDGFVERRPNPRHQRSPFYVLTPQGAESYAKISALHTGWANALASGLDAPELQAALDLLSRFDQRLALDATESEERK, encoded by the coding sequence ATGCAGATGGAGAACGGCATATTGAAGCGGACGATCGAAGCAGACCTGCTGACGGATATCATGCTGATGATCTTCCGCATCAACGGACGACTATTGGACGGTGGCGACCGGCTCGGCGCAGCGCTCAACCTCACGAGCGCCCGCTGGCAGGTGCTCGGAGCGATCTCGCTGTCTTCCGGTCATGTCGCGGTTCCCGCCATCGCGGAGATGATGGGCATGACCCGTCAGGGAGCCCAAAAGCAGGTAAACAAGCTGGAGGAAGACGGCTTCGTCGAAAGGCGGCCCAACCCGCGCCATCAGCGCTCGCCCTTCTATGTGCTGACGCCGCAGGGCGCTGAGAGCTACGCGAAGATATCAGCGCTTCATACCGGCTGGGCCAATGCGCTGGCCAGCGGACTAGACGCACCGGAATTACAGGCGGCACTCGATCTTCTGAGCAGGTTCGACCAAAGGCTGGCGCTGGACGCCACGGAAAGCGAGGAACGGAAATGA
- a CDS encoding Gfo/Idh/MocA family oxidoreductase, whose product MAIEASSEQAREPRIRLGMVGGGAGAFIGAVHRIAARIDDQYDLIAGALSSTPEKAAQSGRDLGLDPSRTYSSYREMAIREAKLKNGIEAVSIVTPNHVHYDAAKEFLRRGIHVICDKPLTSNLADAKKLKKVADESGALFILTHNYTGYPMVRQAREMVANGELGDIRIVQAEYPQDWLTEAIEQSGQKQAAWRTDPAQSGVGGSTGDIGTHAYNLASFITGLELDSLAADLDSFVPGRRLDDNAHVMLRFKAKGSEKPAKGMLWCSQVAPGHENGLKVRVYGTKGGIEWVQADPNYLWYTPFGESKRLITRNGAGSGAAAARVSRVPSGHPEGYLEAFATIYTEAAHAINAHKRGKAVDKAVVYPTVDDGVKGVAFVEACVASSKRNGAWVKV is encoded by the coding sequence ATGGCAATCGAAGCATCATCCGAACAGGCCCGCGAGCCGCGCATCCGGCTCGGTATGGTCGGGGGCGGGGCAGGGGCCTTCATCGGCGCCGTTCACCGCATCGCGGCGCGTATCGACGATCAGTATGACCTGATCGCCGGCGCGCTCTCGTCGACGCCGGAAAAGGCTGCCCAGTCCGGTCGCGATCTCGGTCTCGATCCGTCGCGCACCTATTCCAGCTACCGGGAAATGGCGATCCGCGAAGCGAAGCTGAAGAACGGCATCGAAGCCGTTTCGATCGTGACGCCGAACCACGTCCATTATGACGCCGCCAAGGAATTCCTGCGCCGCGGCATCCATGTCATCTGCGACAAGCCGCTGACATCAAACCTTGCCGATGCCAAGAAGCTGAAGAAGGTTGCCGACGAGAGCGGTGCGCTCTTCATCCTGACACATAACTATACCGGCTATCCGATGGTTCGTCAGGCGCGCGAAATGGTTGCCAATGGCGAGCTCGGCGATATCCGTATCGTTCAGGCCGAGTATCCGCAGGACTGGTTGACCGAAGCGATCGAACAGTCCGGCCAGAAGCAGGCCGCATGGCGCACCGACCCGGCGCAGTCCGGCGTCGGCGGTTCGACCGGCGATATCGGCACGCATGCCTATAACCTGGCGTCCTTCATCACCGGTCTCGAACTCGACAGCCTTGCTGCCGATCTCGACAGCTTCGTGCCGGGCCGCCGTCTCGATGACAACGCCCATGTGATGCTGCGCTTCAAGGCCAAAGGTTCGGAAAAGCCGGCCAAGGGCATGCTCTGGTGCAGCCAGGTGGCACCGGGCCATGAGAATGGTCTCAAGGTGCGCGTTTACGGCACCAAGGGTGGTATCGAATGGGTTCAGGCCGATCCGAACTATCTCTGGTACACGCCGTTCGGCGAATCCAAGCGGCTGATTACCCGCAACGGCGCTGGCTCCGGCGCGGCCGCTGCCCGCGTTTCCCGCGTTCCATCGGGCCATCCGGAAGGTTATCTCGAAGCGTTCGCGACGATCTACACGGAAGCCGCACATGCCATCAACGCGCACAAGAGGGGCAAGGCGGTCGACAAGGCCGTGGTCTACCCGACAGTCGATGACGGTGTGAAGGGTGTCGCCTTCGTCGAAGCCTGCGTGGCTTCATCCAAGCGCAACGGCGCCTGGGTCAAGGTCTGA
- a CDS encoding ABC transporter permease: MSVNEETREIRRRSWRDVDLRAVAPFAALALLLIVGALVNPNFIGITNLTNVATRCAFIAIIAVGATFVISAGDLDLSVGSMVAFVASLMILLINSGVIADPVLMLTAAVVFAVVAGALCGLANGLITTVGKIEPFIATLGTMGIYRGLTTWLSQGGAITLRSADIQTLYRPAYFGSIFGVPVPIVVILVVTAIAAFILYRTRYGRHVVAVGSNSDVARYSGIAVNRVRTIAFVIQGLCVAIAVLLYVPRLGSTSATTGILWELQAITAVVVGGTALKGGAGRVWGTICGAFILELVGNIMLLSNFISEYLIGAIQGAIIIIAMLVQRSLVRKS; this comes from the coding sequence ATGAGTGTTAACGAGGAGACCAGGGAGATCCGGCGCAGATCCTGGCGTGACGTCGATCTGCGCGCGGTTGCCCCCTTCGCCGCACTGGCCTTGCTCCTCATCGTGGGCGCACTGGTCAATCCGAATTTCATCGGCATCACCAATCTTACGAACGTTGCAACGCGTTGTGCCTTCATCGCCATCATCGCCGTCGGTGCGACCTTCGTGATCTCGGCAGGCGACCTCGACCTTTCCGTGGGCTCCATGGTGGCCTTCGTCGCGAGCCTGATGATCCTGCTCATCAATTCCGGCGTCATTGCCGATCCGGTGCTGATGCTGACTGCTGCCGTCGTCTTCGCCGTGGTCGCCGGTGCGCTTTGCGGTCTCGCAAACGGCCTCATCACGACTGTCGGCAAGATCGAGCCCTTCATCGCCACGCTCGGTACGATGGGCATCTATCGCGGTCTGACGACGTGGCTGTCGCAGGGCGGAGCAATCACATTGCGTTCGGCTGATATTCAGACGCTTTATCGGCCAGCCTATTTCGGCAGTATCTTCGGTGTCCCGGTTCCGATTGTCGTTATCCTGGTCGTTACCGCCATTGCGGCTTTCATTCTCTACCGTACGCGCTATGGCCGTCACGTCGTGGCAGTCGGTTCGAACAGCGATGTTGCCCGCTATTCCGGCATTGCGGTCAACCGGGTGCGCACAATCGCCTTCGTCATTCAGGGACTCTGCGTGGCGATCGCCGTGTTGCTCTATGTGCCGCGTCTCGGCTCGACTTCGGCAACGACGGGCATTCTGTGGGAGCTGCAGGCAATCACGGCTGTCGTTGTCGGCGGCACGGCCCTGAAGGGCGGTGCGGGCCGCGTCTGGGGCACGATCTGCGGCGCCTTCATTCTTGAGCTCGTCGGCAACATCATGCTGCTTTCGAACTTCATCAGCGAATATCTCATCGGTGCGATCCAGGGCGCGATCATCATCATCGCCATGCTGGTGCAGCGGTCGCTGGTGCGCAAATCGTAA
- a CDS encoding VOC family protein yields the protein MSADTTTKPQIQGIYETHLTVADLKTSIAFYRDILGLEFAAEFPERRIAFFWVNGKRNAMLGLWETGTGPLKMRLHLAFRLSQEEMMQAPALLIGKGLTPHGFHGEPVTEPIVIGWVPALSLYFNDPDGHSIEFLSVLDDEPDAAFGMRSYTEWKAR from the coding sequence ATGTCTGCTGACACAACCACGAAACCGCAAATCCAGGGCATCTACGAAACCCATCTCACCGTCGCCGATCTGAAGACTTCCATTGCTTTCTATCGCGATATTCTGGGCCTGGAGTTCGCCGCCGAATTTCCCGAGCGCCGCATTGCCTTCTTCTGGGTGAACGGCAAGAGGAACGCCATGCTCGGCCTCTGGGAAACTGGCACCGGCCCCTTGAAGATGCGCTTGCACTTGGCCTTCCGCCTGTCGCAGGAAGAAATGATGCAGGCGCCGGCGCTGCTTATCGGCAAGGGCCTGACGCCACACGGCTTTCACGGGGAGCCAGTCACCGAACCGATCGTCATCGGTTGGGTGCCGGCGTTGTCACTCTATTTCAACGATCCCGACGGACACTCCATCGAATTCCTGAGCGTGCTCGATGACGAACCGGATGCCGCTTTCGGCATGCGCTCCTATACCGAATGGAAAGCGCGCTGA
- a CDS encoding DoxX family protein, translating to MLSSIHLLQPHLLSLLRIVSSLVLFSYGTQKILHFPAAASVPPVGSLPWIAGLLELTLGFLVLIGFQTRIAAFVLSGLMAFAYFIGHASKSFFPAQNGGVAAILFCFVLLYIVAAGAGPFSVDNLLKRGRTEVAA from the coding sequence ATGCTTTCTTCGATCCATCTGCTGCAGCCGCATCTGCTGAGCCTGCTGCGCATCGTCTCGTCCCTCGTGCTTTTCAGCTACGGAACGCAGAAGATTCTGCATTTCCCGGCTGCAGCAAGCGTGCCGCCCGTCGGATCGCTGCCCTGGATTGCCGGCCTCCTCGAACTCACGCTCGGCTTTCTGGTACTCATCGGCTTCCAGACCCGCATCGCAGCTTTCGTGCTTTCGGGTCTGATGGCCTTTGCCTATTTCATCGGCCACGCATCGAAGAGCTTCTTTCCGGCCCAGAACGGTGGTGTCGCCGCCATCCTGTTCTGCTTCGTTCTGCTTTATATCGTCGCTGCCGGCGCGGGCCCGTTCAGCGTCGATAACCTGCTGAAGCGCGGCCGTACTGAGGTTGCGGCCTGA
- a CDS encoding EAL domain-containing protein produces MSKNNGSGLGRHTTVTGVLFSFAVIVAVVTIMVLTALERVSENANVLDDERSRETTVGALKTFEDQLAATLDDYAAWDDAAANVYAPEGMAWTVSNYGEMSLNSPLFDMAIVIDDQKKTVMAYQDGLPMQMSVDDFFSPSLWRLLDKVRAPDAGEKPQATGFIKTARGIAAVGIALVRQKSGELDMPDGQHRYLVFARHLDEDKISALGTTYVLNGLRLVPADFAAAYSVEIADPARAVLGKLVWVSRSPGDIGYAQVRPMVIQALGLVGLFFVVLLIIGWMTGRRLKAEENSAREEALRDRLSGLSNRDGLGLAVDRFVAEARQTKRNVLLLYLDLDGFKEVNDSYGHGTGDQLIRAVAAGLDVLIPEDAVLARIGGDEFAIAFLSDAENAAALQLAEQILDFLAEPLEVGRRIVVVGASIGIAMSSLGSIAREELVRRADLAMYKAKEAGRARMTLYDPAMDTDRAQRNALELDLRMAIESGDLTLAYQPLVDAATHEMNGVEALVRWNRPGHGPVSPEVFIPIAETSGLIESLGLFVLRKACETAKQWPELKISVNVSPGQFRNPAFTDYVRYVLKQTDIEASRVTLEITEGYMIQNPQRTRQSIERLKSLGVKVALDDFGSGFSSIGYLRQFGFDRIKIDRSLVTDITGDSRQREMLQATVALARALDIPVTAEGIETEEQAVALRLFGCDSLQGYFFGKPMTADHINDRLQEHREARVLRRIAG; encoded by the coding sequence ATGTCAAAAAACAATGGATCGGGTTTAGGCCGCCATACCACGGTCACTGGCGTGCTTTTTTCCTTCGCGGTCATTGTTGCTGTTGTCACCATCATGGTTTTGACGGCGCTGGAACGCGTCTCCGAAAATGCCAATGTGCTCGACGACGAGCGTTCGCGCGAAACCACCGTCGGCGCACTCAAGACCTTCGAAGACCAGCTTGCCGCGACGCTTGACGATTATGCCGCCTGGGATGATGCGGCTGCCAATGTCTACGCGCCGGAGGGCATGGCGTGGACGGTCAGCAATTACGGCGAGATGTCCCTTAACAGCCCTCTCTTCGACATGGCTATCGTCATTGATGACCAGAAGAAAACCGTCATGGCCTATCAGGACGGTTTGCCAATGCAGATGTCGGTAGACGATTTCTTCTCCCCCTCGCTTTGGCGGCTTCTGGACAAGGTTCGCGCACCTGATGCCGGCGAGAAGCCGCAGGCCACCGGTTTCATCAAGACTGCCAGGGGTATTGCCGCTGTCGGTATCGCGCTTGTGCGGCAGAAGTCGGGTGAGCTTGATATGCCCGACGGTCAGCATCGCTATCTGGTTTTCGCCCGGCATCTCGACGAGGACAAGATCTCCGCTCTCGGCACGACTTACGTGCTGAACGGGTTACGACTGGTGCCCGCAGATTTTGCCGCGGCCTATTCGGTGGAAATTGCAGACCCTGCTCGGGCGGTTCTCGGCAAGCTAGTCTGGGTGTCGCGTTCGCCCGGCGATATTGGTTACGCGCAGGTGAGGCCCATGGTCATCCAGGCGCTTGGTCTTGTCGGCCTGTTCTTCGTCGTCCTCCTCATAATCGGTTGGATGACCGGCCGGCGGCTGAAGGCGGAGGAAAACAGCGCGCGTGAAGAAGCACTTCGAGATCGCTTGAGCGGTCTTTCCAACCGCGACGGCCTGGGGCTTGCCGTCGACCGCTTCGTTGCGGAAGCCCGGCAGACGAAGCGGAACGTGCTGCTACTCTATCTCGATCTCGACGGCTTCAAGGAAGTCAACGACAGCTACGGGCACGGCACCGGCGACCAGTTGATCCGCGCTGTCGCGGCAGGACTGGACGTGCTGATCCCCGAGGACGCGGTGCTCGCCCGCATCGGCGGTGATGAGTTTGCAATCGCTTTCCTTTCGGATGCGGAGAATGCGGCCGCATTGCAGCTTGCGGAGCAGATCCTCGATTTCCTTGCTGAACCGCTCGAAGTCGGCCGCCGTATCGTCGTGGTCGGCGCCAGCATCGGCATTGCCATGTCATCGCTCGGTTCGATCGCCCGGGAGGAGCTGGTACGCCGCGCCGACCTCGCCATGTACAAGGCGAAGGAGGCCGGCCGCGCCCGCATGACACTTTACGATCCGGCCATGGATACCGATCGCGCGCAGCGCAACGCGCTGGAGCTCGATCTGCGCATGGCGATCGAAAGCGGCGATCTCACGCTTGCCTATCAGCCGCTCGTCGATGCCGCGACGCATGAGATGAATGGCGTGGAAGCGCTGGTGCGCTGGAACCGGCCAGGCCACGGTCCGGTTTCGCCCGAGGTTTTCATTCCGATCGCCGAGACCAGCGGGCTCATCGAATCCCTCGGCCTTTTCGTACTGCGCAAGGCCTGCGAAACGGCAAAGCAGTGGCCGGAACTGAAGATCTCGGTCAATGTTTCACCGGGCCAGTTCCGCAATCCGGCCTTCACCGACTATGTTCGCTATGTGCTGAAGCAGACGGACATCGAGGCCAGCCGCGTGACGCTTGAGATCACCGAAGGCTACATGATCCAGAATCCGCAGCGCACGCGCCAATCGATCGAACGATTGAAGTCGCTCGGCGTCAAGGTGGCGCTCGACGACTTCGGCTCCGGCTTTTCTTCGATCGGCTATTTGCGGCAGTTCGGCTTCGATCGCATCAAGATCGACCGCTCACTCGTCACCGATATTACCGGCGACAGCCGGCAGCGCGAGATGCTGCAGGCGACAGTAGCACTTGCCCGCGCGCTGGATATTCCGGTCACGGCCGAAGGCATCGAGACGGAAGAGCAGGCGGTTGCGCTGCGCCTCTTTGGCTGCGACAGTCTGCAGGGCTATTTCTTCGGCAAACCGATGACTGCCGACCACATCAATGACCGATTGCAGGAGCATCGCGAAGCACGGGTCCTGCGCCGGATCGCCGGCTAA
- a CDS encoding substrate-binding domain-containing protein, translating to MRKLMLGLAVAGVAFAGAAYAQDKNYTIGVSIPAADHGWTSGVVFHAERIAKKLMAEHPGLNVIVKTSPDAATQANAVQDLDTQGIDALVILPSDPDPLVNAIKEVKGKGKFVALVDRAPSSNDNSVRDLYVAGNNPALGEVAGKYIAEKTPEAEVVIIRGLPIPIDQQRQDGFDKGIAGSKVKVLDRQYGNWNRDDAFKVMQDYLTKYPKIDVVWCQDDDMAVGVLQAIEQAKRTDIQYVVAGAGSKDMIKKVMDGDKLIPVDVLYPPAMVGTAMELTAAALYDQVPVHGNYILDATLVTKDNAKNFYFPDSPF from the coding sequence ATGCGCAAGCTCATGTTGGGTCTGGCTGTTGCGGGGGTGGCTTTTGCCGGCGCAGCCTACGCCCAGGACAAGAATTATACGATCGGCGTGTCCATTCCGGCCGCCGACCATGGCTGGACGTCGGGCGTCGTGTTTCACGCCGAGCGCATTGCCAAGAAGCTGATGGCAGAGCATCCGGGCCTGAACGTCATCGTCAAGACCTCGCCGGATGCCGCAACGCAGGCAAATGCCGTGCAGGACCTCGACACACAGGGCATCGATGCGCTCGTCATCCTGCCGTCGGATCCGGATCCGCTCGTCAACGCCATCAAGGAAGTCAAGGGCAAGGGCAAGTTCGTTGCACTCGTCGACCGTGCGCCGTCGAGCAACGACAATTCCGTGCGTGACCTCTACGTTGCCGGCAACAACCCGGCGCTCGGCGAAGTCGCCGGCAAGTACATTGCCGAAAAGACCCCGGAAGCCGAGGTCGTCATCATCCGTGGCCTGCCGATCCCGATCGACCAGCAGCGCCAGGACGGCTTCGACAAGGGCATTGCAGGCTCCAAGGTCAAGGTTCTCGACCGCCAGTACGGCAACTGGAACCGTGACGATGCCTTCAAGGTCATGCAGGACTATCTGACCAAGTATCCGAAGATCGACGTTGTATGGTGCCAGGATGACGACATGGCTGTCGGCGTTCTGCAGGCCATCGAGCAGGCCAAGCGCACCGACATTCAGTATGTCGTTGCCGGCGCTGGCTCCAAGGACATGATCAAGAAGGTCATGGACGGCGACAAGCTGATCCCGGTCGACGTTCTCTATCCGCCGGCAATGGTCGGTACGGCCATGGAACTGACGGCTGCTGCGCTCTACGATCAGGTTCCGGTTCACGGCAACTACATCCTCGACGCAACGCTCGTCACCAAGGACAATGCCAAGAACTTCTACTTCCCGGATTCTCCGTTCTGA
- a CDS encoding sugar phosphate isomerase/epimerase, whose protein sequence is MKTIKGPGLFLGQFAGDTAPFNSWDAITKWAADIGYKGVQVPTWASQLIDLKKAATSKDYCDEFAGKARENGVEVTELSTHLQGQLVAVHPAYDEAFDGFAAPEVRGNPKARQEWAVQQVKYALTASKHLGLKAHATFSGALAWPFIYPWPQRPAGLVETAFDELARRWKPILDHADENGIDVCYEIHPGEDLHDGITYEMFLERVGNHPRANMLYDPSHYVLQCLDYLDNIDIYKDRIKMFHVKDAEFNPTGRQGVYGGYQGWVERAGRFRSLGDGQVDFGAVFSKMTANNFDGWAVVEWECALKHPEDGAREGAEFVAAHIIRVTEKAFDDFAAGGTDQAANRRMLGLS, encoded by the coding sequence ATGAAGACGATCAAGGGACCAGGCCTGTTCCTCGGACAGTTCGCTGGCGATACCGCGCCTTTCAATTCATGGGACGCGATCACCAAATGGGCGGCCGATATCGGCTACAAGGGCGTGCAGGTTCCGACCTGGGCAAGCCAGCTCATCGACCTCAAGAAGGCGGCGACGTCAAAGGATTACTGCGACGAATTCGCAGGCAAGGCACGTGAAAACGGCGTCGAGGTTACCGAACTTTCCACCCATCTCCAGGGCCAGCTCGTTGCCGTGCACCCGGCCTATGACGAAGCCTTCGACGGTTTTGCAGCACCCGAAGTGCGTGGCAATCCGAAGGCGCGTCAGGAATGGGCGGTGCAGCAGGTCAAGTATGCGCTGACCGCTTCCAAGCATCTCGGCCTCAAGGCGCATGCGACTTTCTCGGGCGCGCTTGCCTGGCCTTTCATCTACCCCTGGCCGCAGCGCCCGGCCGGTCTCGTCGAGACCGCTTTCGACGAGCTTGCCCGCCGCTGGAAGCCGATTCTCGATCATGCCGATGAAAACGGCATCGACGTCTGCTACGAAATCCACCCAGGCGAAGACCTGCACGACGGCATCACCTACGAGATGTTCCTGGAACGCGTCGGCAACCATCCGCGCGCCAACATGCTCTATGATCCCTCGCACTACGTTCTGCAGTGCCTCGATTACCTCGACAACATCGACATCTACAAAGACCGGATCAAGATGTTCCACGTCAAGGATGCCGAGTTCAACCCGACCGGACGTCAGGGCGTTTACGGCGGCTATCAGGGCTGGGTCGAACGTGCCGGCCGCTTCCGTTCGCTGGGTGATGGCCAGGTCGATTTCGGCGCCGTCTTCTCGAAGATGACCGCCAATAATTTCGACGGCTGGGCCGTGGTCGAATGGGAATGTGCGCTGAAGCATCCGGAAGATGGTGCCCGCGAAGGCGCTGAGTTCGTTGCGGCCCACATCATCCGCGTCACCGAAAAGGCCTTCGACGATTTCGCTGCCGGCGGCACGGATCAGGCAGCCAACCGGCGCATGCTGGGTCTGTCGTAA
- a CDS encoding rhodanese-related sulfurtransferase — MTDNAIQTSPFLVAALYHFVSLPRYESLQPPLQALCEENGVKGTLLLAHEGINGTIAGPDAGIRTVLAFLRAQPEFSALEHKESHASKMPFLRMKVKLKKEIVTMGVENIDPNKVVGTYINPVDWNALISDPDTIVIDTRNDYETAIGVFRGAVDPKTKTFREFPDWVRNNPGLHNKPKIAMYCTGGIRCEKATAFMKEQGFEEVYHLKGGILKYLEEVPQEESLWDGACFVFDERVSVEHGLKQGEHKLCHACRNPITAEEVTSPYYEEGVSCSNCYHSRSEEDRLRYRQRQHQIALAKKRGQKHIGT; from the coding sequence ATGACCGACAATGCGATCCAGACAAGCCCGTTCCTCGTGGCCGCACTTTACCATTTCGTCTCGCTGCCGCGTTACGAAAGCCTGCAGCCGCCGCTACAGGCGCTCTGTGAAGAGAATGGCGTCAAGGGCACGCTGCTCCTCGCCCATGAAGGCATCAACGGGACGATTGCAGGTCCGGATGCCGGCATCCGGACCGTGCTCGCTTTCTTGCGTGCCCAGCCGGAATTTTCCGCGCTCGAGCACAAGGAAAGCCATGCTTCCAAAATGCCTTTCCTGCGGATGAAGGTGAAGCTGAAAAAGGAAATCGTCACCATGGGCGTCGAGAATATCGACCCCAATAAGGTGGTCGGAACCTATATCAATCCCGTTGATTGGAACGCGCTGATCTCCGATCCCGATACGATCGTCATCGACACCCGCAACGACTACGAGACGGCAATCGGCGTCTTCCGCGGCGCCGTGGACCCCAAGACCAAAACCTTCCGCGAGTTTCCGGATTGGGTGCGCAATAATCCCGGCCTCCATAACAAGCCGAAGATCGCCATGTATTGCACCGGCGGCATCCGCTGCGAGAAGGCAACGGCCTTCATGAAGGAACAGGGCTTCGAAGAGGTCTATCACCTCAAGGGCGGCATCCTGAAATATCTGGAGGAAGTGCCACAGGAAGAAAGCCTCTGGGATGGAGCCTGCTTCGTTTTCGACGAGCGGGTTTCAGTCGAGCATGGCTTGAAGCAAGGCGAACACAAGCTTTGCCATGCCTGCCGCAACCCGATCACGGCAGAAGAAGTCACCTCGCCCTATTACGAGGAAGGCGTTTCCTGCAGCAATTGCTATCACAGCCGCAGCGAAGAAGACCGCCTGCGCTATCGTCAGCGCCAGCACCAGATCGCACTCGCCAAGAAACGCGGACAGAAGCACATAGGTACATAA